The Juglans microcarpa x Juglans regia isolate MS1-56 chromosome 2S, Jm3101_v1.0, whole genome shotgun sequence genome has a window encoding:
- the LOC121252816 gene encoding beta-1,4-mannosyl-glycoprotein 4-beta-N-acetylglucosaminyltransferase-like — protein sequence MAPRPLRLKSRRPPPKFLFITLLILIPICVIGIFSHGQKISYLFRPLWDKPPPPFKRIPHYYAENVSMGHLCRLHGWSLRSQPRNVFDAIIFSNELDILEIRWRELYPYVTKFVILESNTTFTGILKPIFFRSNKARFAFAERKIVHDVFSGQLAARETNDDPFALEAQQRRFMTGLLRRAGISYGDVLIMSDTDEIPSPNTLKLMQWCDGVPPVMHLELRNYMYSFEFPVDYSSWRATTHIYGPHTFYRHSRQTDLIFSDAGWHCSFCFRRIQEFVFKMTAYSHADRVRRRDFLDHSRIQKLICRGDDLFDMLPEEYTFQELIKKMGSIPRSASAVHLPAYLIENADKFGFLLPGGCLRKPE from the coding sequence ATGGCTCCACGACCTCTCCGCCTGAAGTCCAGACGGCCACCGCCTAAGTTCCTTTTCATCACGCTCCTGATACTTATTCCTATTTGTGTGATTGGAATTTTCTCTCATGGCCAGAAGATATCCTATCTTTTCAGACCACTATGGGACAAACCGCCTCCCCCCTTCAAACGCATTCCACACTATTATGCTGAAAATGTATCAATGGGCCACCTCTGCCGCCTTCATGGCTGGTCATTGCGGTCCCAACCCCGCAACGTTTTTGATGCCATCATCTTCAGCAATGAATTGGACATACTGGAGATCAGGTGGCGTGAGCTTTATCCCTATGTCACAAAATTTGTAATCCTCGAGTCCAATACCACTTTCACAGGCATTCTCAAACCGATCTTCTTTCGTTCAAACAAGGCTCGATTTGCTTTTGCTGAGAGGAAAATTGTCCATGATGTGTTCTCTGGTCAACTTGCAGCTCGCGAAACAAATGATGATCCATTTGCACTTGAGGCTCAACAACGCAGGTTTATGACTGGGTTACTTCGCCGTGCGGGGATTTCCTATGGTGACGTTCTTATCATGTCAGATACCGATGAGATACCAAGCCCAAATACCTTGAAACTAATGCAATGGTGTGATGGGGTGCCACCTGTAATGCATCTCGAGCTCAGGAACTATATGTATTCATTTGAGTTCCCGGTGGACTACAGCAGCTGGCGAGCCACAACCCACATCTATGGCCCTCACACCTTTTACCGGCACTCGCGCCAAACTGACCTTATCTTCTCTGATGCCGGATGGCATTGTAGCTTTTGCTTTCGGCGTATTCAGGAGTTTGTGTTTAAGATGACTGCTTATAGCCATGCAGATCGTGTGAGGCGGAGAGACTTCTTAGATCATTCAAGAATTCAGAAGCTCATTTGCAGGGGTGATGATCTATTTGATATGCTACCTGAAGAGTACACATTTCAGGAGTTGATTAAAAAGATGGGATCAATACCCCGCTCAGCTTCTGCAGTTCATCTACCTGCCTACTTGATAGAGAATGCAGATAAGTTTGGGTTCCTTCTCCCAGGGGGATGTTTAAGAAAACCAGAATGA
- the LOC121251440 gene encoding auxin-responsive protein IAA29-like: MELQLGLALPSNPTQGFDLNFYGCESKEGMVSDSCYQHTNDINDKKRGFDETSSENATDRATVVPRTLSLLLWNNRPNEEDDYPKDLENHSFFTPKEDDGDGDGLVGWPPIKYSRRNKRVCDENNQAVVENGYGCGGRGSNSTYVKVKMEGIPIARKIDLSLHQSFETLTETLMDMFGQWWLETGHKDSNEYKLVYQDWEGDWLFTQDVSWRTFIRSVQRLKLLKSSG; the protein is encoded by the exons ATGGAGCTTCAACTGGGTCTCGCTCTTCCAAGCAATCCCACCCAAGGGTTCGATTTAAATTTCTATGGCTGCGAGTCTAAAGAGGGAATGGTTTCTGACTCATGCTACCAACATACTAATGACATCAACGACAAAAAACGTGGTTTTGATGAAACCTCCTCCGAGAATGCTACTGATAGAGCCACCGTCGTGCCTCGAACGCTGTCTTTGCTGCTTTGGAATAACCGTCCGAACGAGGAAGACGACTACCCCAAAGACCTCGAGAATCACTCCTTTTTCACTCCGAAAGA AGATGACGGAGACGGAGATGGCCTGGTGGGGTGGCCGCCAATTAAGTACTCGCGGAGGAATAAGAGAGTTTGCGACGAGAACAACCAGGCGGTAGTGGAGAATGGGTATGGCTGCGGAGGCAGAGGATCAAACTCGACGTACGTGAAGGTGAAGATGGAAGGAATTCCAATAGCTAGAAAGATCGACTTAAGCCTCCATCAATCTTTTGAGACACTCACAGAAACCTTGATGGACATGTTTGGGCAAT GGTGGTTGGAAACGGGCCATAAAGATTCAAACGAGTACAAGCTTGTTTATCAGGACTGGGAAGGAGATTGGCTATTTACCCAAGATGTATCTTGGAG GACTTTTATTCGGTCTGTGCAACGTCTCAAATTGCTGAAGAGCAGCGGTTGA